A DNA window from Fragaria vesca subsp. vesca linkage group LG3, FraVesHawaii_1.0, whole genome shotgun sequence contains the following coding sequences:
- the LOC101300426 gene encoding uncharacterized protein LOC101300426 encodes MENCTDLTDFPNAQRNHGSPETWILGLAWVCFALFYMRCEGFETMTELNAKHHTLIQALLSRGPLKEAQFHRMFSELTGENPGVRRKAFDDYLLRINKALSYVQLELRGCRNQYDGQVYYGVVNNVSDEESKLGTTYSVAQIAFYKAIIEAIVQEAAQGTISSSDALNLRLENQVNIGTSSQSQGQFHIPAALKNFSMSQKEKTLDEFVRDKWLSFTAEGHVGLGVRSFLDLRSWFRNNDVPSCEVCNEAGVKAVLCQKEDCKVRIHQYCLGKLFAKKKGETVCPSCGTQWPYTRPKAEAVEDDEPDCAAQSQPPVVPRKEKLRTSRIGDGDIVESSSSQASLPGRNLRRSTRNSMRPQ; translated from the exons ATGGAGAATTGTACTGACCTGACTGACTTTCCAAATGCCCAGAGAAATCACGGCTCGCCGGAGACTTGGATTTTGGGTTTAGCCTGGGTCTGTTTTGCCCTTTTTTATATGAGATGTGAG GGTTTTGAAACAATGACGGAACTGAACGCCAAGCACCACACTCTGATTCAAGCCCTCCTCTCTCGCGGCCCACTCAAGGAGGCCCAATTCCACCGCATGTTCTCGGAGCTCACCGGAGAAAACCCAG GTGTTCGTCGGAAAGCGTTTGATGATTATCTTCTGAGGATAAACAAGGCCCTTTCGTATGTTCAGTTGGAGCTGCGAGGATGCAGGAATCAATATGATGGTCAGGTTTATTATGGAGTTGTCAATAATGTGTCTGATGAGGAATCCAAGCTGGGAACCACCTATTCGGTTGCTCAGATCGCTTTCTATAAGGCTATT ATAGAAGCAATAGTGCAAGAAGCTGCTCAAGGAACCATATCTAGCAGCGATGCTCTTAATCTACGATTAGAGAATCAG GTTAACATTGGTACATCATCACAATCACAAGGTCAATTTCATATCCCTGCTGCATTGAAGAACTTTTCAATGTCCCAGAAGGAAAAAACTCTTGATGAATTTGTACGGGATAAATGGCTTTCCTTCACCGCTGAGGGTCATGTTGGACTTGGTGTCAGATCCTTCCTTGATCTGCGAAGTTGGTTTCGCAATAATGATGTTCCTTCATGTGAAGTGTGTAACGAAGCTGGGGTGAAG GCAGTGTTATGTCAAAAAGAGGATTGTAAGGTTCGAATTCATCAGTACTGCCTTGGAAAACTGTTTGCTAAGAAGAAG GGTGAAACAGTTTGTCCAAGTTGTGGTACTCAATGGCCATATACTAGACCAAAAGCAGAAGCTGTGGAAGATGATGAGCCAGATTGCGCTGCTCAGAGCCAACCACCTGTAGTACCCAGGAAAGAGAAGCTGAGAACAAGCCGAATTGGTGATGGAGATATAGTTGAATCTAGTTCCTCTCAGGCTTCCTTACCTGGTCGTAATCTAAGACGATCAACTCGAAATTCTATGCGCCCCCAGTAA